Proteins encoded together in one Puniceicoccus vermicola window:
- a CDS encoding TVP38/TMEM64 family protein produces the protein MLEDSGAESNRYAMLIRIVIFGAFFGASLFLIAKHGLDWVEHLSPGYFLIAMIVLPTVGAPISLFYLAAGGLFPPLPAILIGLIALLGNTTLGYGIGRWALGEMTRTQLLKRWPKIFSPSRLNGIRAVILIRSVPGVPFWIQNVGLGAAKLPFLPYLALSVTIQGTFLTAMVLSVSGLLEQNHAYLLLGLLALIGAFALSRYFLSWARQQENQEDPAS, from the coding sequence ATGTTAGAGGATTCTGGAGCGGAGTCGAACCGTTATGCGATGCTTATCCGAATCGTCATTTTTGGAGCGTTTTTCGGAGCTTCCCTGTTCCTCATTGCAAAGCATGGGCTGGATTGGGTCGAGCATCTGAGTCCCGGCTATTTTTTGATCGCGATGATCGTCCTGCCGACTGTTGGCGCTCCGATTTCTCTCTTTTACCTAGCGGCGGGGGGGCTCTTTCCTCCGCTTCCGGCAATCCTGATCGGCCTGATCGCCTTATTGGGCAACACCACTTTGGGGTATGGAATCGGTCGATGGGCCTTGGGGGAGATGACCCGCACCCAGTTGCTGAAGCGCTGGCCGAAGATTTTCTCGCCAAGCCGTCTCAACGGGATTCGGGCCGTTATCCTCATCCGCTCGGTTCCCGGAGTTCCCTTTTGGATCCAAAATGTGGGTCTAGGCGCCGCGAAGTTGCCATTTCTCCCCTATCTAGCCCTCTCCGTCACGATCCAGGGAACCTTTCTCACGGCCATGGTCCTGAGCGTGAGTGGCCTTTTGGAGCAGAATCATGCCTACCTGCTCTTGGGCTTGCTCGCATTGATCGGAGCCTTCGCCCTCAGTCGCTATTTCCTGAGCTGGGCCCGGCAACAAGAAAATCAGGAAGATCCGGCGAGCTGA
- a CDS encoding SulP family inorganic anion transporter, producing the protein MHIIRRTGQLLRSTGLHPFPLGKTIRNYSWAKAKADGKSAINVVFLDFPQGMAYALIAGLPVQMGVFCSALASITGPFLASSRFIMLGPTNATAVMLLSTFLTLGYSQAQAVVAMPLLLIMVSLFMICGALLRISAITQFVSRAVIVGYITAAAFLIIVNQLKTVLGLHVPRAGTFAESLWNLLKGIGGTQWESALIAGITLAIYLPLKKFARGIPTVALCLVLTALVVVLMRPLGIEFEMLSPINAAAWPLSIPSLHWAEINQLVGPALAVAFLSLLESSSISKALAAQAGDRVDVNQQMMSIGVANMVSAFGSGMAVSGSLTRSALNFRSGAATPIASILSGTLLVIILFLVGGLIGYIPKASLATVVIIVGFTLINRAEISVIARTTKSDFAVFLATFLGGLALPLDTAIALGAITSIVLFVRKAARPNMKEITFDDRGNLTPEGLEEKRPEIAIVHVEGDLFFASSDLFLEQMRRMVSHANQRAIILRLRNARHLDATAALTIMDLIRFARKNNCAFLVSGAHEEIDKIFQRSGLMAELGEENFFRYSEGNPNVSTRDALKRAQQITGLTSADITIFAAEKKEDAEENH; encoded by the coding sequence CCCCGTCCAAATGGGGGTTTTTTGTTCCGCCTTGGCGTCGATTACCGGCCCTTTCCTCGCCAGCTCCCGCTTCATCATGCTGGGGCCGACGAACGCGACTGCGGTCATGCTCCTCAGTACGTTCCTCACCCTCGGCTACTCGCAGGCACAAGCGGTGGTGGCCATGCCCCTGCTGCTGATCATGGTCAGCCTTTTTATGATCTGCGGAGCCCTCCTACGCATCTCTGCGATCACCCAATTTGTCTCTCGAGCGGTCATCGTCGGGTATATCACCGCGGCAGCGTTCCTGATCATCGTCAATCAACTCAAGACCGTACTGGGCCTCCACGTCCCCCGGGCGGGAACCTTCGCCGAGTCCCTGTGGAATCTTCTCAAGGGCATTGGAGGCACCCAATGGGAATCGGCCCTCATCGCCGGCATTACTCTGGCCATTTACCTTCCCCTGAAAAAATTTGCCCGGGGCATCCCGACCGTTGCCCTCTGCTTGGTTCTCACCGCTCTGGTCGTCGTTCTGATGCGTCCGCTCGGCATCGAGTTTGAAATGCTCTCGCCGATCAACGCCGCCGCTTGGCCCCTTTCAATCCCCTCGCTACACTGGGCGGAGATCAACCAGCTCGTCGGACCGGCTCTCGCCGTGGCCTTTCTCTCTCTCCTTGAGAGCTCTTCCATCTCCAAAGCCCTGGCCGCCCAAGCTGGCGACCGGGTCGATGTCAACCAGCAGATGATGAGTATTGGCGTCGCCAATATGGTCTCGGCCTTCGGCTCGGGAATGGCGGTATCTGGCTCGCTGACCCGATCGGCCCTCAACTTCCGCAGTGGGGCAGCCACCCCTATCGCCAGTATTCTCAGCGGAACCCTTCTCGTCATCATCCTCTTCCTCGTAGGGGGATTGATCGGCTACATCCCCAAAGCCAGTCTGGCTACGGTCGTCATCATCGTCGGATTCACCCTCATCAATCGCGCTGAGATCAGCGTCATCGCCCGGACCACAAAGAGTGATTTCGCCGTCTTCCTCGCCACTTTTCTGGGAGGCCTCGCCCTCCCACTCGACACCGCCATCGCCTTAGGGGCCATCACCTCGATTGTCCTCTTCGTCCGCAAGGCCGCCCGCCCCAATATGAAGGAGATTACCTTCGACGATCGCGGCAACTTGACCCCTGAAGGTCTGGAGGAAAAGCGACCGGAGATCGCCATTGTCCACGTCGAAGGCGACCTCTTCTTCGCCTCGAGCGACCTGTTCCTTGAGCAGATGCGGCGCATGGTCAGCCACGCCAATCAGCGGGCCATCATCCTGCGCCTTCGCAACGCCCGTCATCTCGACGCAACGGCCGCCCTGACGATCATGGATCTCATTCGTTTCGCGCGAAAAAACAACTGCGCTTTCCTCGTCAGCGGTGCTCACGAAGAAATCGACAAGATCTTCCAGCGCTCCGGCCTCATGGCCGAACTCGGCGAAGAGAACTTCTTCCGCTACAGCGAAGGAAACCCCAACGTCTCCACCCGCGATGCCCTGAAACGCGCTCAGCAGATCACTGGCCTCACCTCCGCCGACATCACCATCTTTGCCGCCGAGAAGAAGGAAGATGCGGAGGAGAACCATTGA